Proteins found in one Pelmatolapia mariae isolate MD_Pm_ZW linkage group LG7, Pm_UMD_F_2, whole genome shotgun sequence genomic segment:
- the LOC134632209 gene encoding zinc finger protein 235-like, with translation MFRLETFESQLSSVMETLVEAAVTELGRLLERSSAPVVAAQQRLNAASVVAVKREDEEREVTLRRQLLHEDVTNQFASLMKKWSEVAVEKISLIFSVSMSDARDAPAAEKPRAGQIDTGCRKKSVSRKRNNMQGSQPATRQMSDHLYCREEEQIEQSTEEADPESVIEPADPASHEENSSEVLSEPEVTIADPEPASSVIEENGVQKDAEHECTAVKIRRKQPTKDFTCPTCGKAFALKCLMNRHCLTHSKPHLCSECGKRFAGLRGLIAHSRKHTGEKLYKCSKCGTEFAYKSTFHRHMRQHNLNKPITHTCSLCEEQFTGKQAFQRHICCALKKTFVCSLCPETFECRQSLDDHENLHSGNRDFICEMCGKTFFSSASLAAHRVTHTQKENCELLSLGFSDTSKNAGEKLFTCEVCGKGCSHRSALKHHMLTHTGERPYVCETCGKRCGHASALQNHMRIHTGKKPGEKPVCNVCGKKFRCMVNLKYHTSVHTGERPYACDQCDKRFSNPSNLKIHMMTHSEEKMHSCSICGRKFTQLYSLKLHRQVHAGERPYHCVVCGKTFITNSVFRTHQKVHLQEAGQGQTGKTAVKI, from the exons ATGTTCAGGCTGGAAACATTTGAGAGTCAGTTGTCGTCTGTGATGGAGACTCTTGTGGAGGCGGCCGTGACAGAACTCGGGAGACTTCTGGAGAGGAGCTCGGCTCCGGTTGTGGCCGCTCAGCAGCGCTTAAATGCGGCTTCCGTAGTCGCCGTGAAGCGCGAGGATGAGGAGAGGGAGGTGACGCTACGCAGGCAACTCCTTCACGAGGATGTCACG AACCAGTTTGCTTCCCTGATGAAAAAGTGGTCTGAAGTTGCTGTGGAGAAAATCTCCTTAATTTTCAGTGTGTCCATGAGTGACGCCAGAGATGCTCCTGCTGCAGAGAAACCCAGAGCAGGGCAGATCGATACTGGGTgcagaaaaa aatCTGTGTccagaaagagaaataacatGCAAGGATCGCAACCAGCAACAAGACAGATGAGTGATCACTTATACTGTAGAG aggAGGAACAGATCGAACAGTCAACAGAAGAAGCTGACCCAGAATCTGTGATAGAACCTG ctgATCCAGCATCACATGAGGAAAATAGCTCTGAAGTCCTCTCTGAACCTGAAGTCACAATAGCAGATCCTGAACCAGCCTCCAGTGTCATTGAGGAAAATGGCGTCcaaaaagacgctgagcatgaATGCACTGCTGTGAAAATCAGAAGGAAGCAGCCCACCAAGGACTTCACATGTCCTACGTGTGGCAAAGCATTTGCTCTGAAGTGCTTGATGAACAGACACTGCCTGACTCACTCCAAGCCTCACCTTTGCTCTGAGTGCGGCAAACGCTTTGCCGGACTCCGCGGGCTCATTGCACATTCGAGAAAACACACCGGGGAGAAGCTTTACAAATGCTCCAAGTGCGGGACAGAATTCGCGTACAAATCGACCTTCCACAGGCACATGCGTCAGCACAACCTAAACAAACCGATCACCCACACGTGCTCCCTGTGCGAGGAGCAGTTCACGGGGAAACAGGCGTTTCAGCGACACATTTGTTGTGCGTTGAAGAAGACATTTGTTTGCTCACTTTGCCCAGAGACCTTCGAGTGCAGGCAGAGCTTGGACGATCATGAGAATCTTCATTCAGGAAACAGAGATTTCATCTGCGAAATGTGCGGCAAGACCTTCTTCTCGTCCGCATCTTTGGCCGCTCACCGAGTTACCCACACACAAAAGGAAAACTGCGAGCTGCTCAGCCTTGGTTTCAGTGACACGAGCAAAAACGCCGGAGAAAAGCTTTTCACCTGCGAGGTCTGTGGCAAAGGATGCAGTCACAGGAGCGCCCTGAAGCATCACATGCTGACCCACACGGGTGAGAGGCCATACGTCTGCGAGACCTGCGGCAAACGCTGTGGACACGCCAGTGCGCTTCAGAACCACATGAGGATCCACACGGGCAAGAAACCAGGAGAGAAGCCCGTCTGCAACGTGTGCGGCAAGAAATTCCGCTGCATGGTCAATCTCAAGTATCACACGAGCGTGCATACGGGGGAAAGGCCGTACGCCTGCGATCAGTGTGACAAGAGATTCAGCAACCCGAGCAATCTGAAGATACACATGATGACGCACTCAGAGGAAAAGATGCACAGCTGCAGCATCTGTGGCAGGAAGTTCACGCAGCTCTACAGCCTGAAGCTGCACAGGCAGGTGCACGCGGGAGAACGGCCGTATCACTGCGTTGTCTGTGGGAAAACTTTCATAACCAACAGCGTGTTCAGGACCCATCAGAAGGTTCACCTGCAGGAGGCAGGACAGGGGCAGACTGGAAAAACTGCAGTGAAAATCTAA